From a single Apium graveolens cultivar Ventura chromosome 2, ASM990537v1, whole genome shotgun sequence genomic region:
- the LOC141695298 gene encoding uncharacterized protein LOC141695298, translating to MDSIIMRFGIPVVLVSHNGPQFVGSDFESYLRELGIKHKRASVAHPQGNGQVEVTNRTILRGLEKRLEESKKTCPDELLKVLWSYRTTPRMGTYETPFKLAYGTEARIPIETGSPSHMVINFEEISNIEGLKTNLELLDEVRDRAVKK from the coding sequence ATGGATTCAATCATCATGAGATTCGGGATTCCGGTAGTTCTGGTCTCCCACAATGGGCCGCAGTTCGTTGGATCCGACTTTGAATCATATTTGAGAGAACTCGGTATCAAGCACAAAAGGGCATCTGTGGCACACCCTCAAGGAAACGGGCAAGTCGAGGTGACTAACAGAACCATACTCCGGGGCCTCGAAAAAAGGTTGGAAGAATCCAAGAAAACTTGTCCAGATGAGCTCCTGAAAGTCCTGTGGTCCTACAGGACCACTCCCAGGATGGGAACCTATGAGACCCCCTTCAAGCTTGCCTATGGCACCGAAGCCCGTATACCAATCGAAACCGGGTCCCCCTCCCACATGGTCATCAACTTTGAGGAAATCTCAAACATTGAAGGCCTCAAGACCAACCTGGAGCTCCTGGATGAAGTAAGAGATCGGGCTGTAAAAAAATAG